The following are from one region of the Bacillota bacterium genome:
- the argB gene encoding acetylglutamate kinase, with translation MLSALEKANVLIEALPYITKFYGKTIVIKYGGNAMLDHDLKKKVIMDVILMKYVGMNPVIVHGGGPEINTLLKRVGKQSTFVQGQRITDSETMEIVEMVLVGKVNKEIVALINQHGGKAVGLCGKDGTLIQARKKYLTQLGPTEEELPDLGFVGDVHRINPEIVETVVAKGYIPVVAPVGVGEQGESYNINADYVAGELAAALKADKLILLTDVEGILGQYGDQSSLISALKIDDVPKLIKQGVISGGMIPKVQCCVQAIEGGVATTHIIDGRIPHSLLLEIFTDQGIGTMVTK, from the coding sequence ATGCTGAGCGCCCTGGAAAAAGCCAATGTTCTGATCGAGGCTTTACCCTACATTACAAAATTTTACGGCAAGACCATCGTGATCAAGTATGGTGGGAATGCCATGCTTGATCACGACCTCAAAAAAAAAGTGATTATGGACGTCATCTTGATGAAATATGTTGGGATGAACCCCGTGATTGTCCACGGCGGTGGACCGGAAATCAACACCCTGCTTAAACGAGTCGGCAAACAGTCCACTTTTGTCCAGGGTCAGCGGATCACTGACAGCGAAACCATGGAGATTGTGGAGATGGTGCTGGTTGGTAAGGTCAATAAAGAAATCGTGGCTCTGATCAACCAGCATGGGGGCAAGGCCGTTGGACTGTGCGGCAAGGACGGGACCCTGATTCAGGCACGGAAAAAATACTTGACGCAACTGGGACCGACGGAGGAAGAATTGCCGGACCTGGGGTTTGTCGGGGACGTCCACCGGATCAACCCAGAAATTGTGGAAACCGTTGTGGCGAAAGGGTACATACCCGTGGTGGCGCCAGTCGGGGTGGGCGAACAGGGCGAAAGCTACAACATCAATGCTGACTATGTCGCCGGTGAACTGGCAGCAGCATTGAAGGCCGACAAACTCATCCTGTTGACGGACGTAGAAGGGATTTTAGGTCAGTATGGAGACCAATCTTCGCTCATCTCGGCTTTGAAGATTGATGATGTCCCAAAATTGATCAAACAGGGAGTGATCAGCGGAGGAATGATCCCGAAGGTGCAGTGCTGCGTGCAGGCCATCGAGGGCGGTGTCGCGACCACCCACATCATTGATGGTCGAATTCCCCACTCGCTTCTGCTCGAGATTTTTACGGATCAGGGGATCGGCACCATGGTCACTAAATAG
- a CDS encoding N-acetyl-gamma-glutamyl-phosphate reductase has product MTRIGILGDGYTAEELVRLLCRHPDIELVQVTSIEHIGQEFAQVYPNLARYTKVRCVPLDLPDLVAQCDLIFVALPHGLAVPVVREVVRQGKKVVDLGADFRFHQADTYEQWYHVEHGAPELLREAVYGLPELYGAKIKTARIVANPGCYPTSAILGLAPALHAGLIDPETIIIDAKSGVSGAGRTLALGSHFSECNENVKAYNVGVHRHTPEIEQELSALAGRPVYVSFSPHLIPMTRGMLSTIYGRLIKPVRLEEVHAVYRDFYADKFFIRVLEPGELPQTKRLTGSNHCDIGLVLDQRTGRLVILSAIDNLVKGASGQAIQNMNLMFGYPETQGLEYPGLYP; this is encoded by the coding sequence GGTGATGGGTACACTGCTGAAGAGTTGGTGCGTTTGCTGTGCCGTCACCCCGACATAGAACTGGTACAGGTGACTTCCATCGAACACATTGGGCAGGAATTCGCGCAAGTTTATCCTAATCTGGCCCGCTACACCAAAGTGCGGTGCGTGCCCCTGGACTTACCTGATTTAGTAGCGCAGTGTGACCTCATCTTTGTGGCCTTACCCCACGGACTGGCAGTACCGGTGGTGCGAGAAGTGGTTCGCCAGGGGAAAAAGGTGGTTGACCTGGGCGCGGATTTTCGCTTCCACCAGGCCGATACTTATGAACAATGGTACCATGTCGAACACGGTGCCCCGGAACTTTTGCGTGAAGCGGTTTACGGACTGCCCGAACTCTACGGGGCGAAAATTAAAACAGCCAGGATTGTGGCCAATCCGGGCTGTTATCCAACCAGCGCTATCCTGGGGCTGGCTCCAGCGCTCCACGCTGGCCTGATTGACCCGGAGACAATCATTATCGACGCCAAATCCGGTGTGTCCGGAGCCGGGCGGACTCTGGCTTTAGGGAGCCATTTTTCGGAGTGCAACGAAAACGTTAAGGCCTATAATGTGGGTGTTCACCGGCATACGCCAGAGATCGAACAGGAACTCAGCGCCCTGGCGGGACGGCCGGTGTATGTTTCCTTCAGCCCTCACCTCATCCCCATGACCCGCGGGATGCTGAGCACGATTTATGGCCGATTAATTAAGCCGGTCAGGCTGGAAGAGGTGCATGCGGTCTACCGGGATTTTTATGCGGATAAATTTTTTATTCGCGTTTTAGAACCAGGTGAGCTGCCCCAGACGAAGCGATTGACCGGCTCAAATCACTGTGACATTGGACTGGTGCTTGATCAGCGCACCGGCCGACTGGTGATCCTGTCGGCGATCGATAACCTGGTCAAGGGAGCTTCTGGGCAGGCCATCCAAAACATGAACCTGATGTTTGGTTATCCAGAAACGCAGGGACTGGAATATCCAGGATTATATCCATAG
- the argJ gene encoding bifunctional glutamate N-acetyltransferase/amino-acid acetyltransferase ArgJ → MFTLISGGVTAPNGFKAAGVEAEIKNKNKKDLAIIFSEKPAAAAAVHTLNRVKAAPILVNQEHLANGQAQAIVVNSGNANACNGEQGVADARRIAALAAELLGIAPQDVLVASTGVIGQPLPMERIEKGIREAVQKLDKAGGTAAAEAIMTTDTFKKELAIEITIQGKTVKIGAMAKGSGMIHPHMATMLAFLTTDAAVTPTALQQAIRTATEQSFNLVTVDADMSTNDTAIILANGLAGNQPLTENSIDFPQFQAAVTFVCVELAKKIARDGEGATKLIEVQVKHAPTRQDARTAALAVVKSNLVKSAIFGKDANWGRILAAIGSSAAEFRPDQVDIWLGEVQVAADGSGLPFDEEAARQVLARPEVVITVDMKLGDAEATAWGCDLTYDYVKINASYRS, encoded by the coding sequence ATGTTTACGCTGATTTCTGGGGGAGTAACTGCGCCAAATGGATTCAAGGCCGCCGGTGTTGAGGCGGAGATAAAAAATAAGAACAAAAAAGATCTGGCCATTATTTTTTCGGAAAAGCCAGCGGCGGCGGCCGCGGTGCATACCCTGAACAGAGTCAAGGCTGCACCGATTCTCGTCAATCAGGAGCATCTGGCTAATGGACAGGCGCAGGCGATTGTGGTCAACAGTGGCAATGCAAATGCCTGTAACGGGGAGCAGGGCGTGGCTGACGCCCGGCGCATAGCTGCTTTAGCGGCAGAACTGCTGGGGATCGCCCCACAGGATGTTTTGGTGGCCTCGACCGGGGTAATTGGTCAGCCGCTACCGATGGAGAGGATCGAAAAAGGAATTCGTGAGGCGGTGCAAAAGCTGGACAAGGCCGGCGGAACTGCGGCCGCTGAGGCCATTATGACTACTGATACTTTCAAAAAGGAACTGGCGATCGAGATAACCATCCAAGGCAAGACCGTCAAGATTGGGGCAATGGCTAAGGGATCAGGCATGATCCATCCGCATATGGCTACCATGCTGGCCTTTCTGACCACGGATGCAGCTGTGACTCCAACTGCCTTACAGCAAGCCATTCGCACCGCGACTGAGCAATCCTTTAATCTGGTGACGGTTGATGCCGATATGAGTACCAATGATACTGCGATCATTTTAGCCAACGGGTTGGCGGGTAATCAGCCCTTAACCGAAAACAGTATAGATTTTCCCCAGTTTCAAGCGGCTGTTACTTTTGTCTGCGTAGAACTAGCCAAGAAAATTGCCCGTGATGGAGAAGGGGCGACTAAGTTGATTGAGGTCCAGGTAAAACACGCGCCCACTCGGCAGGACGCCAGAACAGCCGCCCTGGCTGTGGTTAAGTCTAACCTGGTTAAATCAGCGATTTTTGGCAAAGATGCCAACTGGGGCCGGATTCTGGCGGCAATTGGTAGTTCAGCGGCTGAGTTCAGACCAGACCAGGTAGATATCTGGTTGGGTGAGGTGCAAGTCGCGGCAGACGGCTCTGGTTTACCTTTTGACGAAGAGGCAGCGCGGCAGGTCCTGGCGCGGCCGGAAGTGGTTATCACCGTCGATATGAAGCTGGGTGACGCGGAGGCAACGGCCTGGGGCTGTGACTTGACCTATGACTACGTGAAGATCAATGCCAGTTACCGGTCGTAG
- the carA gene encoding glutamine-hydrolyzing carbamoyl-phosphate synthase small subunit gives MKAVLVLADGTIYYGQGFGAGGRGRGEVVFNTSMVGYQELFSNPCYYGQIVLMTYPLIGNYGVSQEAMEHFCPVVSGVVVREISTTPSNWRSEGLLGDHLAEFGVVGIAGIDTRALTRRLRTFGTIEGLISTEPQDVAEPQRLLEELTDANCGRRTDQPVSTLEPYQLAGSGPRLVVIDLGVRQSLLRTLRQLGYDLVVVPAETTREQIQQWQPSGVIISGGPGDPTGYQQTTQTVKELLGGVPVFGIGLGHQVLALAMGARTEKMKFGHRGGNYPVRDLRTNRVYITSQHHGYVVNEKSLVGTDVLVTHRNLNDRTVEGIRHSYLPAVGRQYHPEGLVDAGGKLFFTELNGNFSLT, from the coding sequence ATGAAGGCAGTGTTGGTGTTAGCTGACGGCACCATATATTACGGTCAGGGATTTGGCGCCGGTGGTCGCGGCCGGGGCGAAGTGGTGTTTAACACCTCGATGGTTGGGTATCAAGAATTGTTCTCCAATCCGTGTTATTACGGACAGATTGTGCTAATGACGTACCCGCTAATTGGTAATTACGGTGTCAGCCAGGAGGCGATGGAGCATTTCTGTCCCGTGGTTAGCGGGGTGGTGGTGCGCGAAATCAGCACGACTCCCAGCAACTGGCGCTCGGAAGGACTGCTGGGCGATCATCTGGCCGAGTTTGGTGTGGTGGGGATTGCCGGGATAGATACGCGGGCGCTAACTCGTCGTTTAAGAACATTTGGCACCATCGAGGGGCTGATTTCTACAGAACCGCAAGATGTGGCCGAGCCACAAAGGCTGCTGGAGGAGTTAACTGACGCAAACTGCGGCCGGCGGACAGATCAGCCGGTTTCCACGCTTGAGCCCTATCAACTGGCGGGCAGTGGTCCGCGGCTGGTAGTTATTGACCTCGGGGTGCGCCAGAGTTTGCTGCGTACCTTGAGACAGCTGGGATATGACCTGGTGGTGGTACCGGCCGAAACGACCAGGGAGCAGATTCAGCAGTGGCAGCCGAGTGGAGTGATTATCTCGGGTGGTCCGGGTGACCCGACTGGATATCAACAGACCACCCAGACGGTCAAAGAACTCTTGGGCGGGGTACCGGTGTTTGGGATCGGGCTTGGCCACCAGGTGCTGGCCCTGGCCATGGGAGCCAGGACGGAAAAAATGAAATTTGGGCACCGCGGTGGTAATTACCCGGTTCGTGATTTAAGGACGAATCGAGTTTACATAACTTCACAACACCATGGCTATGTGGTTAACGAAAAGAGCCTGGTGGGTACTGATGTGTTGGTTACCCACCGCAACCTTAATGACCGAACAGTGGAGGGAATCAGGCACTCCTACCTGCCAGCGGTTGGTCGACAGTACCACCCCGAAGGGCTGGTTGATGCGGGGGGGAAACTTTTTTTTACAGAGTTAAATGGTAATTTCTCTTTGACGTAG